A genomic stretch from Bdellovibrionota bacterium includes:
- a CDS encoding DUF349 domain-containing protein, with protein MKKLIITFQILTLLSQSVRADDTSVRVAQPTAVLEETIIPKMPKDYTLPNMLYVGPEKKKSIFKQVTSFFFRFKDKNGNRIDVQGEVGRFGSNWGDGFKEKIYHLQRESGEKVIFILTLSSTRNAAKILKQKMALEGREALIIDIPDEAQKYILEKAEAKAAGGFKELWWDTKDKYGKLINIKETISNSKKILRNQFVKPNADDLGLVRVSLGATAFATVAMVTLGNVDPGLALTMAAMRALIGGTSLYYHRTIANLFRFNIFDEFTFKSSTRQTLSRLTLMGLGIGEIYYLMGSHLAGPSYGMTQRQLLTNTLTSGFVETAGATERTNRLSDVANRRMIIYSILLGAGISTASMVGAVGPILVGPAAANPIFFDNGIIEISTLQGTALVVYTGLLLSYKYLTHRVEKIAQHDLIEIGKEKWQRFFRIRAAHYARIAKEKQAALEAKNRVEELKASIKNDRALRGHNHITMCARLFQ; from the coding sequence ATGAAAAAGCTGATCATTACATTTCAAATTCTTACTCTCCTATCTCAAAGCGTGCGCGCTGACGATACGAGTGTACGTGTAGCTCAACCTACAGCTGTTCTAGAAGAAACTATTATTCCAAAAATGCCAAAGGATTACACGCTTCCCAACATGCTTTATGTTGGCCCGGAAAAAAAGAAATCTATTTTCAAACAAGTCACTTCATTCTTCTTCAGATTCAAGGATAAAAATGGAAATAGAATTGATGTTCAGGGAGAAGTTGGCAGATTCGGTTCGAATTGGGGCGATGGATTCAAAGAAAAAATTTATCATCTTCAAAGAGAGTCTGGAGAAAAAGTTATTTTTATTCTCACCCTATCTTCGACTCGCAATGCTGCTAAAATTTTAAAACAAAAAATGGCTTTAGAAGGACGTGAAGCTTTAATTATCGATATTCCCGATGAAGCTCAAAAATATATTCTTGAAAAAGCTGAAGCTAAAGCCGCAGGTGGTTTTAAAGAACTCTGGTGGGATACAAAAGATAAGTACGGAAAATTGATAAATATAAAAGAAACGATTTCAAATTCTAAAAAAATATTAAGAAATCAATTTGTAAAGCCAAACGCGGATGATCTAGGGTTAGTTCGTGTTTCATTAGGTGCAACAGCATTTGCAACAGTAGCTATGGTCACATTGGGAAATGTGGATCCAGGTCTTGCGCTGACAATGGCAGCAATGCGCGCACTCATCGGTGGAACATCATTATACTATCATCGTACCATTGCAAATTTATTTAGATTCAATATCTTTGATGAATTCACATTTAAATCTTCAACAAGACAAACCCTCTCAAGGCTAACACTGATGGGATTGGGTATTGGAGAAATTTATTATTTAATGGGGTCTCATCTCGCCGGCCCATCCTACGGCATGACTCAGCGTCAGCTCTTAACCAACACTCTCACGTCAGGATTTGTTGAAACAGCAGGTGCTACAGAAAGAACGAATCGACTAAGTGATGTCGCAAATCGCCGTATGATTATTTATAGTATTTTATTGGGGGCAGGAATTAGTACTGCCTCAATGGTCGGAGCGGTTGGTCCAATATTGGTAGGGCCCGCGGCAGCTAATCCAATATTTTTTGATAACGGAATTATTGAAATCAGCACTCTCCAAGGCACAGCTCTTGTAGTATATACCGGACTTTTATTATCTTATAAATATCTCACTCACCGTGTAGAAAAAATCGCTCAGCATGATTTAATCGAAATTGGAAAGGAAAAATGGCAGAGATTTTTTAGAATTCGAGCTGCCCACTATGCAAGAATTGCTAAAGAAAAACAAGCAGCTCTAGAAGCAAAAAATCGCGTGGAAGAATTAAAAGCTTCTATAAAAAATGATAGAGCACTTCGAGGACATAATCATATAACAATGTGTGCACGCCTATTTCAGTGA
- a CDS encoding TIGR02147 family protein, which yields MQFNKETHIDFRRFLQEELFRRCDKNKSYSLRAFALALGMNHATLSSILSGKRPLTTKAIVKLAAALNLSSKETQRFIKAQDFPLKASTERRQREHQILSLDVFHVVADWYHDAILELTRTKNFQPDSKWIAKTLGLSRIEVQAAVDRLVRLELLEIENDKWTDLSRNNTTNFNNDLSSAALRKLQQKVLELSLISLQELPRTERDHTSLMVAMQRSDLPEVKERIKKFRFELVEFIERKSVKPDSVFQFAFSAFPLTKKET from the coding sequence ATGCAATTCAATAAGGAAACACACATTGATTTTCGACGCTTCCTGCAGGAAGAATTATTTCGTCGATGCGATAAAAACAAGAGCTACTCGCTTAGAGCGTTTGCACTTGCACTCGGAATGAACCATGCAACGTTGTCTTCGATTCTTTCAGGTAAACGGCCATTGACTACAAAAGCTATTGTTAAACTTGCGGCCGCTTTGAACTTATCTTCTAAGGAAACTCAGCGATTCATTAAAGCTCAGGATTTTCCATTAAAAGCCTCTACTGAGCGGCGGCAGAGAGAGCATCAAATTCTAAGTCTCGATGTATTTCATGTTGTTGCCGATTGGTATCACGATGCAATTTTAGAGCTAACTCGCACTAAAAACTTTCAGCCAGACTCTAAATGGATCGCCAAAACACTAGGGCTTTCTCGAATCGAGGTTCAAGCAGCAGTTGATCGTCTCGTGCGCTTAGAGCTTCTTGAAATCGAAAACGATAAATGGACCGATCTTTCTCGTAATAACACGACAAACTTTAATAATGATTTATCGTCTGCGGCACTTAGAAAACTTCAGCAGAAAGTTCTTGAGCTCTCTTTAATTTCCCTTCAAGAGCTTCCGCGCACTGAGCGCGATCATACGTCTCTCATGGTGGCAATGCAACGCTCTGATCTTCCGGAAGTTAAAGAGAGAATTAAAAAATTTCGCTTCGAATTAGTTGAATTTATAGAGCGCAAATCAGTAAAGCCAGACTCGGTTTTCCAATTTGCATTCTCCGCATTCCCATTAACTAAAAAAGAAACCTAA
- the hemG gene encoding protoporphyrinogen oxidase, with translation MKNIAILGAGISGLTTAFLLKKKGYKVSIFEKSHRAGGYIGTQYKDKYVVEIGANGFLNNEPTTLDLVNQLGLHNDLIPSREDSKIRYLMFNGVLKEVPTRPQDIIKSNLLSFGARMKIFKEMSFPPKPFDDVSKKSVYEFIQNHFGDEVAENIVRSGLIGIYAGDAKLLSVEKTLNKLVLLEKEHKSLIKGFKASIKKNGKANLMSFKRGMQTLIDKLTSELGSDVHLSHEVSRVYRENNKFLIDIQSEEGNQTFRRFDEVIITLPANEIPGVAIEFLDPSLLAQFKKYPIAPVRTVTFAFKEKINFKGFGTLISPNENLNILGFLHPKDIFEGRCPEDKDLITVMMGGVFKPEVMKMSTQASFDIALKDLEKILGKLPAVDQFWIWNHAPGISQYNVDQVDFMNELSQKMSQVPGVHLNSQMLGGVSINDCIRKSFELVAKI, from the coding sequence TCTAGGTGCCGGCATCTCAGGTTTGACAACAGCTTTTTTACTTAAGAAAAAAGGCTACAAGGTTTCTATTTTCGAAAAGTCACATCGAGCTGGTGGATACATCGGCACCCAGTACAAAGATAAATATGTCGTAGAAATTGGCGCTAATGGATTTTTAAACAATGAGCCTACAACTCTGGATTTAGTGAATCAACTAGGTCTTCACAATGATCTTATTCCTTCCAGAGAAGACTCTAAGATCCGCTACCTTATGTTTAACGGTGTGCTGAAAGAAGTTCCTACGAGACCCCAAGACATTATAAAATCCAATTTACTTTCTTTTGGCGCAAGAATGAAAATTTTTAAAGAGATGTCTTTTCCACCGAAGCCTTTTGATGATGTTTCCAAAAAATCCGTCTATGAATTTATCCAAAATCATTTCGGTGATGAAGTAGCAGAAAATATAGTGAGATCAGGCTTAATCGGAATTTATGCTGGCGATGCAAAATTACTTTCTGTTGAGAAAACATTGAACAAGCTAGTTCTGCTCGAAAAAGAGCACAAAAGTTTGATCAAAGGATTTAAGGCCTCCATCAAAAAAAATGGAAAAGCCAATCTCATGAGTTTCAAGAGAGGTATGCAGACCCTTATTGATAAACTCACATCTGAACTCGGCTCAGACGTTCATCTTTCCCATGAAGTGAGCCGTGTTTACAGAGAAAATAATAAATTTTTGATTGATATCCAATCGGAAGAAGGAAATCAAACCTTCAGAAGATTCGATGAGGTGATCATCACTTTGCCCGCCAATGAAATTCCTGGCGTGGCCATTGAGTTTCTTGATCCCTCACTCCTTGCTCAATTTAAGAAGTATCCTATTGCTCCAGTGAGAACTGTGACTTTTGCTTTTAAAGAAAAAATAAATTTTAAAGGCTTTGGTACCCTTATTTCTCCTAATGAGAATTTAAATATTCTCGGTTTCTTACATCCTAAAGATATTTTCGAGGGTCGTTGCCCTGAGGATAAAGATCTAATTACCGTTATGATGGGTGGAGTTTTTAAACCCGAAGTGATGAAAATGTCGACCCAAGCTTCCTTTGATATTGCTCTAAAAGATCTAGAAAAAATATTAGGAAAGCTTCCTGCCGTAGATCAATTCTGGATCTGGAATCATGCTCCTGGAATTTCCCAATACAATGTGGATCAAGTCGATTTTATGAATGAGCTTTCACAGAAAATGTCTCAAGTTCCAGGCGTCCACTTGAACTCTCAGATGCTGGGCGGAGTTTCCATCAACGACTGCATTCGAAAATCCTTCGAGTTGGTTGCTAAAATTTAA
- a CDS encoding leucyl aminopeptidase family protein: MDFEIVKKGQEFKDKIELIVDISYDETIAETLKSIEAKDYSKELKKRINDKVKEFKQFKKYEYYKSFHFQTEAGTHLIVLVLRKSIKSFEIQVALRKSLLETLKELKGNVILNIDEISKAHQEAVADFYATLTKIGEWKSPVYGKKAKEQSSEKKKETKKKTFIQSQIKDSDLQSITSKGSILGEANNLVRTLASMPSNVLNPLKYQDILQERAQKGKYIYRFIDVNKLQNMNAGSFLAVLSADPKSEGGIAHLTYKPKNKSHGKICLVGKGLCFDTGGYNVKTGTYMYTMHRDMTGSAVALALFEALIQLQLPYEIHGLLAIAENHISPTGYKPNDVVEAMNGVSIEVVDTDAEGRMVLCDTLCYASELKPDVIIDYATLTGAAVRSIGTARSAVFSNNKKLIKTATEAGDTTGERVWSFPIGDDYREMIKSEIADIKQCQNVPGPDHILAATFLSEFVEESIPWLHVDLSSEENTGGLGIVDSDVSGFGVRLGLEVVEKFLASK, encoded by the coding sequence ATGGATTTCGAAATCGTAAAAAAAGGTCAAGAGTTTAAAGATAAAATTGAATTGATTGTTGATATTTCCTATGACGAGACAATCGCAGAAACACTAAAGAGCATCGAGGCTAAAGACTATTCCAAAGAATTAAAAAAGCGCATCAACGACAAGGTAAAAGAGTTTAAGCAATTCAAAAAATATGAATACTACAAGAGTTTTCATTTTCAGACAGAAGCGGGAACCCATCTGATTGTTTTGGTTTTAAGAAAAAGTATTAAGTCTTTTGAGATTCAAGTGGCGCTAAGAAAATCTCTCTTAGAGACCCTGAAAGAACTTAAGGGCAATGTGATCTTAAATATTGATGAAATTTCTAAAGCTCATCAAGAGGCAGTTGCGGATTTCTACGCCACTCTCACTAAAATTGGAGAATGGAAGTCGCCTGTTTACGGTAAAAAAGCAAAAGAACAATCTTCTGAGAAAAAGAAAGAAACAAAAAAGAAAACTTTTATTCAATCTCAAATAAAAGACAGCGATCTTCAATCTATTACCTCAAAAGGTTCAATTCTTGGTGAGGCTAATAATCTGGTGAGAACTTTGGCTTCTATGCCGTCGAATGTTTTAAATCCTTTGAAGTATCAAGATATTCTTCAGGAACGCGCACAAAAAGGAAAATACATTTATAGATTTATCGATGTTAATAAACTTCAGAATATGAATGCCGGATCTTTCTTGGCGGTACTGAGCGCAGATCCCAAATCAGAAGGCGGAATTGCGCATCTGACATACAAACCTAAGAATAAATCTCATGGAAAAATCTGTTTAGTGGGTAAAGGTTTGTGTTTTGATACTGGCGGTTACAATGTGAAGACTGGCACTTACATGTACACGATGCATAGAGATATGACAGGATCTGCAGTAGCCTTGGCTTTATTTGAAGCTTTGATTCAATTGCAATTGCCTTACGAAATTCATGGACTGTTGGCTATTGCGGAAAACCACATTTCACCAACGGGATACAAGCCCAATGATGTCGTGGAAGCCATGAACGGGGTTAGTATCGAGGTTGTAGATACCGATGCTGAGGGCAGAATGGTTCTCTGTGATACTCTTTGCTATGCTTCAGAATTAAAACCTGACGTTATCATTGATTATGCAACTCTAACGGGAGCAGCAGTGAGATCTATTGGTACAGCGAGGTCAGCAGTTTTTTCTAATAACAAAAAATTAATAAAAACAGCAACAGAAGCTGGAGATACGACCGGCGAGAGAGTTTGGTCATTTCCAATTGGTGACGACTATCGTGAGATGATAAAATCTGAGATTGCAGACATTAAGCAATGTCAAAACGTACCGGGACCAGATCATATTTTAGCGGCAACATTCTTGTCTGAGTTCGTAGAAGAGAGTATCCCTTGGCTGCATGTGGATTTATCTTCTGAAGAAAATACGGGTGGCCTAGGAATTGTTGATTCTGATGTTTCAGGATTTGGCGTAAGATTGGGTCTTGAAGTTGTAGAGAAGTTCTTAGCTTCGAAATAA
- the secA gene encoding preprotein translocase subunit SecA: MIQKVLAKIFGTQHEREMKRLQPLVDTINSFEPAIKKLTDDQLKAKTPEFKNRLKNGETLDDILPEAFAVCREASIRVLGMRHYDVQMIGGLVLHQGKIAEMRTGEGKTLVGTLPVYLNALSGEGVHVVTVNDYLAKRDSAWMGQLYNWLGLSVGIIVHELSDRQRRDSYNSDITYGTNNEFGFDYLRDNMKFDLKDYVQRPFNYAIVDECDSILVDEARTPLIISGPAEDSTDKYATINKIIPSLKKDVHFTIDLKSKTSILTEEGNNKVEELLGLDNLYDPQNIELLHHVTQGLRAHHLYKVDVDYMIKDGQVIIVDEFTGRLMEGRRWSDGLHQAIEAKEGVKVKNENQTLATVTFQNYFRMYKKLSGMTGTAETEAVEFKKIYNLDVVVIPTNKGIRREDHDDIIFKTELAKFKAIALDIQKRHESGQPVLVGTVSIDKSEKLSQFLKNLGVKHNVLNAKHHEREAEIVAQAGRKGAVTIATNMAGRGTDIVLGGNIEFLAKAHHATDESADYETLLKKYKETTSKEKEEVIAAGGLYIIGTERHESRRIDNQLRGRSGRQGDPGASQFYLSLDDQLMVVFNGERIKKIMTTLNVPEDEPITAPMVTRAIEGAQKKVEGHNFDIRKHLLDYDDVMNQQRSSIYGMRKRVLEGGEPLEQITKDMMGDVTSDILDVFVDEKTKPQDWNLEGLNLALTQQFGVSPEFKESVTIEDILERTKNLVLSQYEKQKNELGPFFEQAQKMIALQAIDQKWKEHLQRIDHLREGINLRAYAQKDPLIEYKKEAFMTFEETNRSIKSDALEKLFKIQVRHDYVQQAEQSDDVGEISEEVLQGLAPRKPQRMSMSHDSAQGFIGQAQPTAPRPNVPKNIQPMTNQGPKVGRNDPCPCGSGKKYKKCHGASET; the protein is encoded by the coding sequence ATGATACAAAAAGTTCTCGCCAAAATTTTTGGCACTCAGCACGAACGTGAAATGAAAAGGTTGCAGCCACTAGTTGATACAATCAACTCGTTTGAACCGGCGATAAAAAAACTCACCGACGATCAGTTAAAAGCAAAAACTCCAGAGTTTAAAAATAGATTAAAAAATGGCGAAACGCTCGATGATATTTTGCCAGAAGCTTTTGCAGTTTGCAGAGAAGCATCGATTCGTGTCCTTGGAATGAGACATTACGACGTTCAGATGATTGGTGGTCTTGTTCTTCATCAGGGCAAGATTGCCGAGATGAGAACAGGTGAGGGCAAGACTCTTGTTGGAACACTTCCTGTTTATCTGAATGCTCTTTCTGGAGAGGGTGTTCACGTTGTAACGGTGAACGATTACTTGGCCAAGCGTGACTCGGCATGGATGGGTCAGCTTTACAATTGGTTGGGCCTTTCAGTGGGTATCATCGTGCATGAATTGAGCGATAGACAAAGACGCGATTCTTATAATTCTGATATTACTTACGGAACAAATAACGAATTTGGTTTTGACTATCTTAGAGACAACATGAAGTTTGATCTTAAGGATTACGTACAAAGACCATTCAATTACGCTATTGTCGACGAATGCGATTCCATTTTGGTGGATGAAGCAAGAACTCCATTGATCATTTCTGGTCCGGCAGAAGATTCAACAGACAAATATGCGACCATCAATAAAATCATTCCTTCTTTAAAAAAAGATGTTCATTTTACGATTGATTTAAAGTCAAAAACTTCCATCTTAACTGAGGAAGGCAACAATAAAGTTGAAGAGCTTTTAGGCTTAGACAATCTGTATGATCCACAAAACATCGAACTTCTTCATCATGTAACCCAAGGCTTGAGAGCGCATCACCTATATAAAGTGGATGTGGACTATATGATCAAAGATGGTCAAGTGATCATCGTGGATGAATTCACAGGAAGATTGATGGAGGGGCGCCGTTGGAGTGATGGACTTCACCAAGCAATCGAAGCCAAAGAAGGCGTAAAAGTTAAAAACGAAAACCAAACTCTTGCGACAGTAACTTTCCAGAACTATTTCAGAATGTACAAAAAACTTTCTGGTATGACGGGAACTGCCGAAACCGAAGCTGTGGAATTCAAAAAGATTTATAATCTTGATGTGGTTGTGATTCCTACAAACAAGGGCATTCGAAGAGAAGACCATGACGATATTATTTTTAAAACAGAACTTGCAAAATTCAAAGCCATTGCGCTTGATATTCAGAAGAGGCATGAATCCGGGCAACCTGTATTAGTCGGTACTGTGAGTATTGATAAATCAGAAAAACTCAGTCAATTTTTAAAAAACTTAGGCGTAAAGCATAACGTGCTCAATGCTAAACATCACGAAAGAGAAGCGGAAATCGTGGCTCAGGCGGGACGTAAAGGTGCCGTGACCATTGCCACGAATATGGCGGGCCGGGGAACAGATATCGTGCTCGGTGGTAACATAGAATTCTTAGCAAAAGCGCATCATGCAACTGATGAATCTGCTGATTACGAAACGCTGCTGAAAAAATATAAAGAAACAACGTCGAAAGAAAAAGAAGAAGTGATTGCAGCCGGTGGTCTATACATCATCGGTACTGAAAGACACGAATCCCGTCGTATTGATAATCAGCTAAGAGGTCGTTCGGGTCGTCAAGGTGATCCGGGTGCTTCTCAATTCTATCTTTCTTTGGATGACCAATTGATGGTTGTGTTCAATGGAGAGAGAATTAAAAAAATCATGACCACGCTCAATGTACCGGAAGATGAACCCATCACGGCACCCATGGTGACTCGTGCCATTGAGGGTGCTCAGAAAAAAGTAGAAGGTCATAACTTTGATATCCGTAAACACCTATTGGATTACGACGATGTTATGAATCAACAAAGAAGTTCTATCTACGGAATGAGAAAAAGAGTTTTGGAAGGTGGAGAGCCCTTAGAGCAAATCACCAAAGATATGATGGGGGATGTGACGTCAGATATCCTGGACGTTTTTGTTGATGAAAAAACGAAGCCCCAAGACTGGAATCTAGAAGGTTTGAATTTAGCTCTTACGCAGCAGTTTGGAGTCAGTCCGGAATTCAAAGAGTCGGTAACAATCGAAGATATTTTAGAGAGAACAAAGAACTTAGTGCTTTCTCAATACGAAAAGCAAAAAAACGAATTAGGTCCATTCTTCGAACAAGCGCAAAAGATGATCGCGCTTCAAGCCATTGATCAAAAGTGGAAAGAACATTTGCAAAGGATCGATCATTTAAGAGAAGGCATTAACTTAAGAGCTTATGCTCAAAAAGATCCTCTCATTGAATACAAAAAAGAAGCATTCATGACTTTTGAAGAAACAAATCGTTCTATCAAGAGTGATGCTTTGGAAAAATTATTTAAAATTCAAGTTCGTCATGATTATGTTCAGCAAGCTGAGCAATCGGACGATGTTGGCGAAATTAGCGAAGAAGTGCTTCAGGGATTGGCGCCTCGCAAGCCACAAAGAATGTCGATGTCACATGATAGTGCTCAAGGATTTATTGGACAGGCTCAGCCTACGGCTCCAAGGCCAAATGTACCTAAAAATATTCAACCTATGACAAACCAAGGGCCAAAGGTGGGAAGAAATGATCCCTGCCCTTGTGGTAGCGGGAAGAAGTACAAAAAGTGTCACGGTGCTAGCGAGACTTAA